One genomic window of Granulicella arctica includes the following:
- the qatC gene encoding Qat anti-phage system QueC-like protein QatC, producing the protein MPYTVVVDKLASTSEKFPVVSINDHDGKSLGTLDVQATAFELKRVPSRLAADFLLIAATVYSLDKIVLRTDASNAWTRVFDVTIPVSETCLWANASSSLNTCVSFLTGDTWTFNFVKAKRQLLGASAVGRVIPKIAEIGAVSLFSGGMDSLAGVIDWLEGNPSKGLLLAGHHDGQMSGPFGDQKNILPVLRKTYPGRIAQSLVRVGNTGESSEITLRGRSLLFIAVAVCVASGYGFEGPLILPENGTIALNVPLSPSRRGSCSTRTAHPFYIALLAQVFAKVGLKYSIENPLMMKTKGEVARTCVNQALFQKLVASSVSCAKRGHKRIWANKHVKSCGRCMPCIYRRAALQSAGLDNELYGSDICAGEVDFNDTETEGPADLRACLSFVQRNPSRREIATLLLANGSLDVSLLDSYADLVVRAFEEIRLLFRAKGTKELKRMAGIKN; encoded by the coding sequence ATGCCTTACACGGTTGTGGTGGACAAACTAGCTTCTACATCAGAGAAATTCCCGGTTGTCAGCATCAATGATCATGACGGCAAATCGCTCGGCACACTCGATGTGCAAGCGACGGCCTTCGAATTGAAACGCGTGCCAAGCCGACTCGCAGCTGATTTTCTACTGATTGCGGCCACGGTTTACAGCCTCGATAAAATCGTTCTGAGAACCGATGCATCGAACGCCTGGACCCGCGTCTTTGATGTCACCATCCCGGTTAGCGAAACCTGCCTATGGGCCAATGCGTCCAGTAGTTTGAATACCTGTGTTTCTTTCTTGACTGGAGATACGTGGACCTTCAATTTTGTTAAGGCCAAACGTCAACTGCTCGGTGCTTCCGCGGTGGGCCGCGTGATTCCAAAGATCGCAGAAATCGGTGCCGTCTCCTTGTTCTCTGGAGGGATGGATTCACTCGCAGGCGTGATCGATTGGCTGGAAGGCAATCCGAGCAAAGGTCTTCTTCTCGCCGGACATCATGACGGGCAAATGAGCGGGCCCTTCGGGGATCAAAAGAACATTCTGCCGGTCCTTCGTAAAACATACCCGGGCCGTATTGCTCAATCTCTGGTACGTGTTGGCAATACCGGCGAGTCTTCCGAGATTACGTTACGGGGTCGCTCCCTTTTGTTCATCGCGGTCGCGGTGTGTGTAGCATCCGGATACGGATTCGAAGGCCCGCTTATCCTGCCAGAGAATGGTACGATCGCGCTAAACGTTCCACTTAGTCCTTCACGTCGAGGATCTTGTAGTACGCGCACCGCACACCCGTTCTACATTGCTCTGCTTGCACAAGTCTTCGCAAAAGTGGGACTGAAATATTCCATAGAAAATCCTCTCATGATGAAGACAAAGGGTGAGGTAGCTCGCACATGCGTCAACCAGGCGCTTTTCCAAAAACTCGTTGCGTCTTCAGTTTCGTGCGCGAAGCGCGGACACAAAAGGATATGGGCGAATAAGCATGTGAAGTCATGCGGTCGGTGCATGCCCTGCATTTACCGCCGCGCTGCTCTCCAATCCGCAGGCCTCGACAACGAGCTCTATGGGAGCGACATCTGCGCCGGTGAAGTCGACTTCAATGACACTGAGACCGAAGGGCCCGCGGATCTCCGTGCGTGTCTATCGTTCGTGCAAAGAAACCCATCTCGGCGGGAGATTGCCACCCTCCTTTTGGCAAACGGTTCGTTAGACGTGAGCCTGTTGGACAGCTATGCAGATCTCGTTGTTCGAGCCTTTGAAGAGATTCGATTGCTATTCCGTGCGAAGGGCACAAAGGAACTTAAGCGAATGGCTGGAATCAAAAATTGA
- a CDS encoding KAP family NTPase: MWADNETSDDLIGFQVHADLIRSVVSDDKMLPVTIGVFGDWGGGKTSIMKMLKRDLASENWTDEDVEQALYQDIAVVYFNGWLFEGYEDAKSAILSSILLALGDHKRFGPKIRDKAV; the protein is encoded by the coding sequence ATGTGGGCGGATAATGAGACTTCAGATGATCTGATCGGATTTCAGGTTCACGCGGACCTTATCCGCAGCGTCGTTTCAGACGACAAGATGTTGCCCGTCACCATTGGGGTGTTCGGCGACTGGGGTGGCGGTAAGACGAGCATAATGAAGATGCTTAAACGCGATCTCGCGTCGGAGAACTGGACTGATGAAGACGTTGAACAAGCTCTCTACCAAGACATCGCTGTTGTTTACTTCAATGGCTGGCTCTTCGAGGGCTATGAAGATGCAAAATCTGCGATCCTCTCATCTATTCTTCTCGCCTTGGGCGATCATAAGAGATTTGGGCCGAAGATTCGCGACAAGGCCGTATAG
- a CDS encoding TatD family hydrolase, translating to MILDMHCHLDRYPNPREIAKEAERAGVTIVAVTNLPSHFAAGKEPASRLKNVRLSLGLHPILAPHSHLELALFSQLEPLTSYIGEVGLDFSKDSIGTKQKQIDSFRFVLERIAGKAKILSIHSRKAESEVLTCLRDHSVTGATFHWYTGTKEVLSQILDDGHFLSVNSAMLKSSSGRELLAGVPPSCCLLETDGPYTRVGRASSRPIHLHQVVEQLSNLWSLPISTTEEKIASNFRKMLQRSSGGSEI from the coding sequence TTGATCCTCGATATGCATTGCCACTTGGACCGCTACCCGAACCCTCGTGAGATTGCGAAGGAGGCGGAGCGTGCTGGCGTGACAATCGTCGCAGTGACGAACCTTCCTAGTCATTTCGCGGCCGGTAAAGAACCTGCTTCACGCTTAAAAAATGTTCGGCTCTCCTTGGGATTACATCCGATTCTGGCTCCGCATTCGCACCTTGAATTGGCTCTCTTCTCACAGCTCGAACCTTTGACCTCATACATTGGTGAAGTCGGACTCGACTTTTCCAAAGATAGCATCGGCACCAAACAGAAGCAGATTGATTCGTTTCGATTCGTGTTAGAACGGATTGCAGGAAAGGCCAAGATCCTCTCAATTCATTCGCGGAAAGCTGAATCCGAAGTTCTCACATGTCTTCGTGACCATTCAGTCACGGGTGCAACGTTCCATTGGTACACCGGAACGAAGGAGGTGTTGTCACAAATACTCGACGACGGCCACTTTCTTTCAGTCAACAGCGCAATGCTGAAGAGCAGCAGCGGTAGAGAACTGTTGGCTGGAGTTCCGCCCTCGTGTTGTCTTCTTGAGACAGATGGACCCTACACCAGAGTGGGGCGAGCATCATCCCGTCCAATACATCTCCATCAAGTCGTTGAGCAGCTTAGTAACTTATGGTCGTTGCCGATCAGTACTACTGAAGAGAAGATTGCAAGCAATTTCAGGAAGATGCTGCAAAGGAGCAGTGGAGGCTCAGAGATTTAG
- a CDS encoding type II toxin-antitoxin system RelE/ParE family toxin, which yields MPYTVVFTPEAEAQLLELYGYLAVEASPETAARFTDGIVTYCESLSTFPLRGTRRDDVRLGLRITSYRKRVVVAFAVDADQVQIIGIFYGGQNYEAILQDEN from the coding sequence ATGCCCTACACGGTTGTTTTTACGCCTGAAGCAGAGGCGCAGCTGCTTGAGCTGTATGGCTACCTTGCGGTTGAAGCATCTCCGGAGACCGCTGCGCGGTTCACAGACGGCATTGTCACCTATTGCGAGAGCTTGAGTACCTTTCCACTGCGAGGCACTCGCCGCGATGATGTACGGCTAGGGCTGCGCATCACCAGCTACCGTAAACGTGTTGTTGTTGCCTTTGCGGTTGACGCCGATCAGGTCCAGATTATCGGGATCTTCTACGGCGGTCAGAACTATGAGGCGATCCTTCAAGACGAAAACTAA
- a CDS encoding GIY-YIG nuclease family protein, with translation MTLTATISFGGDPQKATRMLVDGKQTTGKHYVYVHKGANEEIFYVGKGAGDRAYSKDRMPHWHHYVKTRCGGQYTVEIVRRFHSDEAALEFESDLIALYGHQLVNWQNSGRQTDLVVNARFHKLRKANWLFIAEMLPLESSGLVAAEERYQEAISRMTEYATLVWEVGLVAELSREISESWDCHLNAADLGALDRLSLLYKKQQRWQDLISAADSFFAMYPTTRTQGISIAILKRRDAAERKLKG, from the coding sequence ATGACCCTTACCGCGACAATAAGTTTTGGCGGCGATCCACAGAAGGCTACTCGTATGTTGGTCGATGGAAAACAGACGACCGGCAAACATTATGTGTATGTCCACAAGGGGGCAAATGAGGAGATTTTCTACGTGGGGAAAGGAGCGGGAGACCGCGCTTACTCCAAAGATCGGATGCCTCACTGGCACCATTATGTGAAGACCCGGTGTGGTGGTCAATACACAGTAGAGATTGTTCGCCGGTTCCACAGCGATGAGGCAGCCCTCGAGTTCGAAAGCGACCTGATCGCACTCTATGGCCATCAACTAGTGAACTGGCAGAACTCAGGACGGCAAACAGACCTTGTCGTTAATGCGCGATTCCATAAGCTGCGGAAGGCAAACTGGTTATTCATCGCTGAGATGCTTCCATTGGAATCGAGCGGCTTGGTCGCAGCCGAGGAAAGGTATCAAGAGGCTATAAGCCGTATGACCGAGTACGCCACACTCGTTTGGGAAGTTGGACTAGTGGCCGAGTTGAGCAGAGAAATCAGCGAGTCGTGGGATTGCCATCTTAACGCAGCTGACCTCGGCGCATTGGACCGCCTATCCCTCCTGTATAAGAAACAGCAACGATGGCAAGACCTGATCAGCGCGGCTGACTCGTTCTTCGCGATGTATCCAACCACGCGCACTCAAGGCATCTCCATTGCCATTCTGAAAAGACGAGACGCTGCCGAAAGGAAACTGAAAGGGTGA
- a CDS encoding ATP-dependent DNA helicase, protein MLANKRRVILSAPTHKAVTVLARKLAEARIEGVTCRTIHSVLSLKAKPQTDRLVFQRDRGAEPVTADVVVLDECSMVDEDLFRHIKRHLPNAFVLFVGDPAQLPPVGETESQTFRTPNRSHLTTIVRQAAGNPILAAANVIRKSQGGDPDLSWCTQSALASGHGVFIPGEAAHRWMKKAFTSSEFEADPDSFRYLAWTNERVAQVNETIRRWRYGENIPTPFMPGESALFRQPLILENTLLFANNQEAKVIAIKRGTFIHEVEEAHGVSKWTASVPSWELCLRDADGNEKTVHMVADNNEFQKVIARIKDEAADTRLRWKHLHDFQQSLAQLQSIYALTVHKSQGSTIGSVFVDLPDIRRREETNLLEAQQMLYVAVTRPSKRLIVIGT, encoded by the coding sequence ATGCTGGCGAACAAGCGCCGGGTCATCCTGAGTGCTCCCACACACAAGGCCGTGACGGTACTTGCGCGCAAGTTGGCCGAGGCCAGGATCGAAGGCGTGACATGCCGCACCATTCATAGCGTGCTCAGCCTGAAAGCTAAGCCTCAGACCGACCGGCTCGTATTTCAGCGTGATCGAGGGGCGGAGCCTGTCACGGCCGATGTTGTGGTGCTGGACGAGTGCAGCATGGTGGACGAAGACCTGTTCCGTCACATCAAACGCCATCTTCCAAATGCCTTCGTGCTGTTTGTCGGTGACCCAGCGCAGCTACCGCCCGTCGGGGAGACGGAAAGTCAGACCTTCCGGACCCCGAACCGATCGCACCTTACGACAATCGTTCGCCAGGCAGCCGGCAACCCGATCCTCGCCGCTGCCAATGTGATCCGGAAGAGTCAGGGGGGAGATCCAGACCTGTCCTGGTGCACGCAATCAGCTCTGGCAAGCGGGCATGGAGTCTTCATCCCTGGGGAAGCAGCGCACCGTTGGATGAAGAAAGCCTTCACCTCATCTGAATTTGAGGCCGATCCGGACAGTTTTCGTTATCTCGCCTGGACCAATGAACGCGTCGCGCAAGTCAACGAGACAATCCGGCGATGGCGGTATGGGGAGAACATCCCGACGCCTTTCATGCCGGGAGAGAGCGCGCTCTTTCGTCAGCCCTTGATTCTCGAGAACACTTTGCTCTTCGCAAACAACCAGGAAGCCAAAGTGATCGCGATAAAGCGCGGCACCTTCATCCATGAGGTTGAAGAGGCCCATGGTGTGTCGAAGTGGACAGCTTCGGTACCGTCCTGGGAGCTCTGCCTGCGTGACGCTGATGGCAATGAAAAGACGGTTCACATGGTCGCGGACAATAACGAGTTCCAGAAGGTGATCGCACGCATCAAGGACGAAGCTGCCGATACAAGGCTCCGATGGAAGCATCTGCATGACTTTCAGCAATCCCTCGCGCAGCTGCAGTCCATCTATGCGCTCACCGTACACAAGAGCCAGGGGTCCACCATCGGCTCGGTCTTTGTTGACCTCCCCGACATACGCCGACGCGAGGAAACCAACTTGCTGGAGGCGCAGCAGATGCTGTACGTGGCGGTGACACGGCCGTCCAAACGTCTGATTGTGATTGGGACGTGA
- a CDS encoding AAA family ATPase — protein sequence MFDSPEQALAELSRVGYFTDQKTATTVYLAGKINKPIMLEGPAGAGKTELAQSVARASGAELLRLQCYQGINEEKAIGHYDKSLQELFVLLKTKAEGAHDWDQIRRDVTSRAFFLAGPLLTAIEKEKRCVLLIDEIDKVPDAAPHEEHAGEQAPGHPECSHTQGRDGTCAQVGRGQDRRRDMPHHS from the coding sequence ATGTTTGATTCGCCAGAGCAAGCGCTCGCTGAGCTGAGTAGGGTCGGCTATTTTACCGATCAAAAGACGGCAACAACGGTCTACCTTGCGGGGAAGATCAATAAGCCCATCATGCTGGAGGGTCCTGCCGGCGCCGGCAAGACTGAGCTCGCGCAATCTGTCGCGCGCGCTTCCGGTGCCGAGCTACTTCGGCTTCAGTGCTACCAAGGGATAAACGAGGAGAAGGCGATCGGCCACTACGACAAGAGCCTCCAGGAGCTCTTCGTCCTGCTGAAGACCAAAGCCGAGGGGGCGCATGATTGGGACCAGATCCGGAGGGACGTCACCAGCCGTGCGTTCTTTTTAGCAGGCCCTCTCCTCACTGCAATCGAGAAGGAGAAGCGCTGCGTCCTTCTCATCGATGAAATTGACAAGGTACCTGATGCAGCGCCTCACGAAGAACATGCTGGCGAACAAGCGCCGGGTCATCCTGAGTGCTCCCACACACAAGGCCGTGACGGTACTTGCGCGCAAGTTGGCCGAGGCCAGGATCGAAGGCGTGACATGCCGCACCATTCATAG
- a CDS encoding helicase-related protein → METYFDYLRAMAPELGSRIVETYPALQSPKDDVAPRLSSLLRSPLPAQALAITGLAKYLKTARAARIVAECGAGKTFMSLGTIHVHAGDKPYTSLVMCPPHIVHKWAREALLTVPGGRAFIIEDLRNGGDPKNTHGIVEVKLEKGKTIVRGLTTTLPKLRSMGRAGWRALCPGPAFFIMGKEKGKLGYFWKHAFNVAKSGRDLGGLINPDTGHAIPSQEGGFLTRLDLREAKFHETYTAGKTGTTRFSPLWQADGSKIQRMAPLDFIGRYMKGWWDYSIADELHQLAGDTAQGNGLGVLARCAEKLIALTGTLMGGYADDLFNIFYRMEPRRMVAAGYEAGSQGRRDFQEQYGVLETVEKVRETDNACSKAQKRTVQVLRKPGASPLLFGKYLMESTAFITLEDISDQLPSYEESVLTVDMDGELATAYEEIEKDITSAMKEHRGNKSLMSVMLNTLLLYPDHPFGIEEIWGKKFDPKEGCMVPFFVTNPSSLPETEVYAKEERLIEDIREELKQGRRCQVYATFTGKHDVTGRLAHVLGNAGFRVAVLRSTVPTDKREAWYEKQLKEGVEVVICHPKLVETGLDLLAFPTLYFYETGYSLHTLRQASRRSWRIGQHLPVRVKFLAYSGTMQETCIRHMGKKMLVALMMEGKFSGEGLQSLDANEDLLSAMARELVEKGGVGETADAVWKDLERERAKQVPAPKPMAEVIPMPVTPIQLEKVEVVPESIELPVMAGLQLVFPTNPRSKRKSAPLWPTGHTHGEQMRLFG, encoded by the coding sequence ATGGAAACTTACTTCGACTACCTGCGCGCGATGGCTCCTGAACTGGGCTCGCGCATCGTGGAGACTTACCCCGCGCTTCAGTCACCCAAGGACGATGTCGCTCCCCGTCTAAGCTCGCTTCTCCGTTCCCCGCTGCCTGCTCAGGCTCTCGCGATCACTGGACTAGCCAAGTACCTGAAGACCGCCCGCGCAGCCCGTATTGTGGCGGAGTGCGGGGCAGGGAAGACCTTCATGTCGCTGGGCACGATCCACGTACATGCCGGCGACAAACCGTACACGTCGCTCGTGATGTGCCCACCACACATCGTCCACAAGTGGGCGCGTGAGGCGCTTCTCACGGTCCCCGGAGGCAGAGCGTTCATCATCGAGGACCTGCGCAACGGCGGCGACCCGAAGAACACGCATGGCATCGTGGAGGTCAAGCTCGAGAAAGGGAAGACCATCGTCCGTGGCCTGACCACAACTCTCCCGAAGTTGCGCAGCATGGGACGTGCTGGCTGGCGCGCTCTTTGCCCTGGTCCGGCTTTCTTCATCATGGGCAAGGAGAAGGGCAAGCTCGGCTACTTCTGGAAACATGCTTTCAATGTGGCCAAGAGCGGCCGCGACCTCGGGGGCTTGATCAACCCCGACACAGGCCATGCGATCCCGTCGCAGGAGGGTGGTTTCCTCACTCGGCTGGATCTCCGGGAGGCCAAATTCCATGAGACCTATACGGCAGGGAAGACGGGCACCACCCGGTTCTCTCCTCTGTGGCAGGCTGATGGCAGCAAGATACAGCGTATGGCGCCGCTCGACTTCATCGGCCGGTATATGAAGGGCTGGTGGGACTACTCGATCGCCGACGAGTTGCACCAACTTGCCGGCGACACAGCACAGGGCAACGGCCTCGGAGTTCTCGCCCGTTGTGCCGAAAAGCTGATTGCGCTGACGGGCACGCTCATGGGAGGCTATGCCGACGACCTGTTCAACATCTTCTACCGCATGGAACCGCGGCGGATGGTGGCGGCCGGGTACGAGGCAGGCAGCCAGGGGCGGCGGGACTTTCAGGAGCAATACGGCGTCCTTGAGACCGTGGAGAAGGTCCGCGAGACCGACAATGCCTGCTCGAAAGCCCAAAAGCGCACCGTCCAGGTTCTCCGCAAACCCGGCGCGTCACCCCTTCTCTTCGGCAAGTACCTGATGGAGTCGACAGCCTTCATCACGCTTGAAGACATCTCCGATCAGCTGCCGTCGTACGAGGAAAGCGTGCTGACCGTGGACATGGACGGGGAGCTCGCCACAGCGTACGAAGAGATCGAGAAGGACATCACCTCCGCCATGAAGGAGCACAGGGGCAACAAGAGCCTGATGAGCGTCATGCTCAACACGCTTCTGCTGTATCCGGACCACCCCTTTGGCATCGAGGAGATCTGGGGCAAGAAGTTTGATCCGAAGGAAGGCTGCATGGTGCCCTTCTTCGTGACCAATCCGTCCAGCCTGCCGGAAACCGAGGTATACGCCAAGGAGGAGCGTCTGATCGAGGACATCCGGGAGGAGCTGAAGCAGGGCAGGCGGTGCCAGGTCTACGCTACGTTCACAGGCAAGCACGATGTAACGGGGCGGTTGGCTCATGTTCTCGGGAACGCGGGCTTTCGAGTGGCGGTTCTCCGCTCCACGGTCCCCACGGACAAGCGGGAGGCCTGGTACGAGAAGCAGCTGAAGGAAGGGGTAGAGGTGGTCATCTGCCATCCCAAGCTGGTCGAGACCGGCCTCGATCTGCTGGCTTTCCCGACGCTCTACTTCTACGAGACCGGATATTCGCTCCACACGCTGCGTCAGGCGAGCCGGCGATCGTGGCGGATCGGGCAGCACTTGCCGGTCCGGGTGAAGTTTCTGGCCTACAGCGGAACGATGCAGGAGACCTGCATCCGGCACATGGGCAAGAAGATGTTGGTCGCGCTCATGATGGAAGGCAAGTTCTCCGGCGAAGGGCTGCAGTCGCTCGATGCCAACGAGGATCTGCTGTCCGCCATGGCTCGTGAACTGGTCGAGAAGGGCGGGGTTGGTGAAACAGCCGATGCTGTCTGGAAGGACCTGGAGCGCGAACGGGCCAAGCAGGTACCGGCACCGAAGCCGATGGCAGAGGTGATCCCAATGCCAGTCACGCCGATCCAACTGGAGAAGGTTGAGGTTGTTCCCGAGTCAATCGAGCTTCCAGTCATGGCCGGTCTTCAGCTGGTCTTTCCTACCAACCCACGTTCGAAGCGAAAATCTGCCCCGCTCTGGCCAACCGGTCACACGCATGGCGAGCAGATGAGGCTGTTCGGCTGA
- a CDS encoding type II toxin-antitoxin system ParD family antitoxin, with protein sequence MRSTQQLSITLPNEMADLVRAKVEAGEYATESEVIRDGLRTLIARDRVVENWLHESVGPAFDALRADPSRAVSAKHVRETLSTEHNKAVAKQR encoded by the coding sequence ATGCGCTCTACACAGCAACTCAGCATTACCCTCCCTAACGAAATGGCGGATCTGGTACGTGCCAAGGTAGAAGCTGGCGAGTACGCCACGGAAAGCGAAGTGATCAGGGATGGTCTCCGGACTCTTATCGCTCGTGATCGCGTCGTCGAAAATTGGCTTCACGAAAGCGTAGGTCCGGCTTTTGACGCTTTGAGAGCCGACCCGTCTCGGGCCGTTTCCGCAAAGCATGTTCGGGAAACACTCTCGACAGAACACAACAAAGCGGTTGCGAAGCAACGTTGA
- a CDS encoding KAP family P-loop NTPase fold protein, with amino-acid sequence MRIAKFGFKHIVVPAAAAAATGGMSAIPAVLAASVGPGHAAKDKPTHEGSSEKAQSEESWFKAKEEEHAFNVRTFRERFSKLLEDSDIKTLVVLIDDLDRCSPERVIENLEAIKLFLSVPSTAFVIGADPRIVEHAIRLRYAERAGGDEPEENKRLVKDYLEKVIQIPYRLPRLSSSEIETYMSLLFCGLYLGKDDADRCIVQSHKERTANRYSAFGFAKVKETLGKEPNGSLSESLIFSATAAPLIAKGLEGNPRQVKRFLNAFILRKKLAKVAKLSHIKDDVLVKLMILEYTDDGLFKDLFAKQASQAGLPGELAALEKAGSDESAFNEAAKDLIKGWRDKATRQWIALEPALAHVDLRDYFWIARDKLDATFAGLSMVSPLTRAVLADLLSGVTVQRNAGLETAKQLSGDEFKMLYELLDQAIMRQPDDKKGFDAIRLLMEKGIAGAGEQYNGILLKVPFSRANIAAGTDVGNLVNAHSEFRLVLQPALDRLKESNEKIGAAYRTTLKGGKK; translated from the coding sequence ATGCGGATCGCTAAATTCGGTTTCAAGCATATTGTCGTGCCGGCGGCAGCGGCTGCCGCGACGGGTGGCATGTCCGCCATTCCGGCCGTCCTCGCCGCTTCCGTAGGACCGGGTCACGCCGCCAAAGACAAGCCAACACACGAAGGGAGTAGCGAGAAGGCGCAAAGCGAAGAATCTTGGTTCAAAGCCAAAGAGGAAGAACACGCCTTCAACGTCCGAACCTTTCGCGAACGATTCAGCAAGCTTCTCGAGGACAGCGACATAAAAACTCTCGTTGTTTTGATTGACGACCTCGATAGATGCAGTCCCGAACGCGTAATCGAAAACCTCGAAGCCATCAAGCTATTCTTAAGCGTTCCATCTACTGCCTTTGTCATCGGTGCTGATCCACGCATCGTTGAGCATGCGATTCGCCTCCGCTATGCGGAGCGGGCGGGCGGTGACGAACCAGAAGAGAACAAACGTTTGGTGAAGGACTACTTGGAAAAGGTAATCCAAATTCCTTACCGCCTACCGCGACTCTCCAGTTCGGAGATTGAGACCTATATGTCTCTGTTATTTTGCGGACTCTACCTCGGGAAGGACGATGCGGATCGCTGTATCGTTCAAAGCCACAAGGAACGGACGGCCAATCGCTACAGCGCGTTCGGGTTCGCCAAGGTGAAAGAGACATTGGGTAAAGAGCCTAATGGATCGCTCAGCGAATCCCTCATTTTCTCCGCCACTGCAGCCCCGTTGATTGCTAAAGGACTTGAAGGCAATCCACGGCAGGTGAAACGCTTTTTGAATGCGTTCATTCTGCGGAAGAAGCTTGCGAAGGTCGCGAAGCTGAGTCATATCAAAGACGACGTGCTCGTCAAGCTCATGATCCTCGAATACACCGACGATGGATTGTTTAAAGACCTATTTGCGAAGCAGGCCAGCCAGGCAGGCCTTCCAGGTGAACTCGCTGCTCTTGAGAAAGCCGGTTCAGACGAAAGCGCCTTTAACGAGGCTGCTAAAGATCTCATCAAGGGGTGGCGGGATAAAGCTACCCGGCAGTGGATCGCTCTTGAACCGGCTCTGGCGCACGTCGACTTAAGGGACTACTTCTGGATTGCGAGGGATAAGCTAGATGCGACCTTCGCCGGTCTGTCGATGGTGAGCCCGCTCACAAGGGCAGTACTGGCAGACCTTCTATCGGGCGTCACAGTACAGCGGAACGCCGGCCTCGAAACAGCGAAGCAGCTAAGCGGCGACGAATTTAAGATGCTCTACGAACTCCTTGACCAAGCAATAATGCGTCAGCCGGACGATAAGAAGGGGTTTGATGCGATTCGCTTGCTAATGGAAAAAGGCATCGCAGGCGCCGGAGAACAGTACAATGGCATTCTTCTCAAAGTTCCATTTTCAAGGGCAAACATCGCCGCAGGCACCGATGTAGGAAACCTTGTTAATGCCCATTCGGAATTTCGGTTAGTACTCCAGCCTGCCCTCGACCGGCTAAAGGAGTCGAATGAAAAAATTGGAGCCGCGTACAGGACAACACTTAAGGGGGGCAAGAAATAG